One genomic window of Salvelinus alpinus chromosome 17, SLU_Salpinus.1, whole genome shotgun sequence includes the following:
- the LOC139541921 gene encoding uncharacterized protein: MMGRLALQVFTAYAVCLSMCLVASVKGDHCLIISEVNADNPKLDTTEFVELYHTGGQRASLDGYTLVFYNGNGNVAYKVLDLKGHTTDDRGFFLVGSVDMQPKPAIPLPPNTVQNGPDAIALYHMSATRYGEKMNATAVGLVDAIVYMTRQFRGAEVLAETLTPGEPAFVEDEGAHEGDESIERCLVSGESWGFQVALPSPGQRNHCTPPDSSAATTRISELKLGGGQVDGFVELSESQAAGPLVLLVLDGRTETISASVDVSNSREGLISITIDKNNMKGDESGAVALYSGKASDFPVGSPLSQTQPLDAFVYVGPGDQPSANLTETLIPGRQPYQLSASFGEGCLYLSRCGVASWTRDPGVFWEVPQTPGQPNQCPWPNICPHVTVPGSTEVPPHLPPWARGDFLISELNADNPGSAEDGEFIELWHPSGRRISLQGVWLLLFSGHNSKPYREISLTGHFTTAQGYFLVGSDRLVPAPSVRLPPNTIQNGPDAVALYRSAFGPPSASQNGIPTQGLLDAVVYRLRGSDKDAQELSDALTPGQLPLLEDPEVQSGDEALSRCNGLLPADLSAFVVAPPTPLRENSCPRPPPPPEGVVISEVGGAHWTNHSQQSGFVELLGSPLTSLQGLVLTVFEEYRAGTTMALPLTGITDHNGFYLIGNITGADQVFPKGATIPTNGAVVLCSDTVTVCRAGTTLTNSTLRDTLVFSDDLRLLIKLSATRGQQVMPVLRSVEDSPVSLSRCSCCEARSPSSWTSSSPTPRLTNICPSPAFSSDLNLCLAPLSGDWQEHPGNCSGLVQGHSEMDVAGYLEERCHCGISALYLQVANFSCVAGWLRVLGNIQALSDHQRALILQTSLTQGETCTDPVTDRSRSTDSTLGLQIGLVLGALLLLGLGAALFTYLYKKRRPLDYYSMELNEPEEGPSEL; encoded by the exons ATGATGGGAAGACTGGCCCTTCAAGTGTTCACAGCATACGCTgtttgtctgtccatgtgtctggTTGCGTCAGTCAAGGGAGATCACTGCCTCATCATCAGTGAGGTTAACGCAGACAACCCCAAACTGGACACCACAGAGTTCGTTGAGCTCTATCATACCGGTGGTCAGAGGGCTTCACTGGACGGCTACACCCTGGTGTTCTACAATGGAAATGGCAATGTAGCCTACAAAGTACTGGACTTGAAGGGCCACACCACGGATGACCGGGGCTTCTTCCTGGTTGGCTCGGTGGACATGCAGCCCAAACCAGCCATCCCCCTCCCGCCCAACACCGTCCAGAATGGCCCGGACGCCATTGCGCTTTACCACATGTCCGCCACACGCTACGGGGAGAAGATGAACGCCACAGCCGTGGGGCTGGTGGATGCCATCGTGTACATGACGCGGCAGTTTAGGGGCGCGGAGGTCCTGGCCGAGACGTTGACCCCTGGGGAGCCGGCCTTCGTAGAGGACGAGGGGGCCCACGAGGGAGACGAGTCAATCGAAAGGTGCCTGGTCTCTGGGGAAAGCTGGGGCTTCCAGGTGGCCCTACCTTCACCTGGCCAACGCAACCACTGCACACCCCCTGATTCCAGTGCTGCCACTACGCGTATCAGCGAGCTGAAGCTGGGAGGGGGGCAGGTGGACGGGTTTGTGGAGCTAAGTGAGTCCCAGGCTGCAGGACCTCTAGTGCTGCTGGTACTAGACGGGCGGACGGAAACGATCAGTGCGAGTGTGGACGTGTCCAACTCCAGGGAAGGCCTGATCTCCATCACCATTGACAAGAACAACATGAAAG GAGATGAGTCTGGGGCGGTGGCGCTGTATAGTGGCAAGGCCTCCGACTTCCCTGTGGGCAGCCCTCTGAGCCAGACGCAGCCATTAGATGCCTTTGTGTACGTTGGACCAGGGGACCAACCCAGTGCCAACCTCACAGAGACCCTCATACCAGGCAGACAGCCCTACCAGCTCAGTGCCAG TTTTGGGGAGGGATGCCTCTACCTCAGTCGCTGTGGTGTGGCCAGTTGGACCAGAGACCCCGGTGTATTCTGGGAAGTGCCACAAACCCCCGGACAGCCCAACCAGTGCCCCTGGCCAAATATTTGTCCTCACGTCACTG TCCCTGGGAGTACGGAGGTGCCCCCTCACCTCCCGCCCTGGGCCCGGGGTGACTTCCTGATCAGCGAGCTAAATGCAGACAACCCGGGCTCGGCCGAGGACGGCGAGTTCATCGAGCTGTGGCACCCGTCGGGCCGCCGCATCTCCCTGCAGGGAGTGTGGCTCCTCCTGTTCAGTGGACACAACAGCAAGCCCTACCGTGAGATCAGCCTCACAGGCCACTTCACCACTGCCCAAGGCTACTTCCTGGTGGGCAGTGATAGGCTGGTCCCGGCTCCCTCGGTTCGCCTGCCTCCCAACACCATCCAGAACGGGCCGGACGCAGTGGCCCTGTACCGCAGTGCCTTTGGCCCGCCCTCAGCCTCCCAGAACGGGATCCCGACCCAGGGGTTGCTGGACGCGGTGGTGTACCGGCTGAGGGGCTCGGACAAGGACGCCCAGGAGCTGAGTGATGCGTTGACCCCAGGACAGCTCCCCCTGCTGGAGGACCCAGAGGTGCAGTCCGGAGACGAGGCCTTGAGCCGCTGTAATGGCCTGCTGCCTGCTGACCTGTCTGCTTTTGTG GTGGCCCCACCCACACCTCTGAGGGAGAACTCTTGTCCCCGCCCACCCCCTCCCCCCGAGGGTGTGGTCATCAGTGAGGTGGGCGGTGCCCACTGGACCAACCACAGCCAGCAGAGCGGGTTTGTGGAGCTGTTAGGATCGCCCCTGACTTCTCTACAGGGCCTGGTCCTGACTGTGTTTGAAGAGTATCGCGCCGGTACGACTATGGCCCTCCCTCTGACCGGAATCACAGACCATAACGGCTTCTACCTCATCGGGAACATCACGGGAGCAG ACCAGGTGTTTCCCAAGGGGGCCACAATTCCGACCAATGGGGCTGTAGTCCTGTGTTCTGACACAGTCACTGTGTGTAGAGCTGGTACCACCCTAACCAACAGCACTCTTCGTGACACACTAGTGTTCAGTGATGACCTGAGATTGCTCATTAAACTCTCTGCCACCAGAGGGCAGCAGGTGATGCCTGTACTCAG GTCAGTGGAGGACAGTCCCGTGTCTCTCAGCCGTTGCTCCTGTTGCGAGGCGAGAAGCCCCTCCTCCTGGACCAGCTCCTCCCCCACCCCGCGCCTGACCAACATCTGCCCCAGCCCCGCTTTCTCCAGCGACCTCAACCTATGCCTGGCTCCCCTCTCCGGTGATTGGCAGGAGCACCCAGGAA ACTGCAGTGGACTGGTGCAGGGTCACAGTGAGATGGATGTGGCTGGCTATCTAGAGGAAAGATGTCACTGTGGGATCTCTGCCCTTTACCTGCAGG tggccAACTTCTCCTGTGTGGCCGGGTGGCTCCGTGTACTGGGGAACATCCAGGCCCTGTCGGACCATCAGAGGGCCCTCATCCTCCAGACCTCCCTCACCCAGGGGGAAACCTGTACCGACCCGGTTACTGACCGAAGCAGGAGCACtg ATTCTACCCTGGGCCTGCAGATTGGCCTGGTGCTGGGAGCTCTACTGCTACTGGGACTGGGAGCAGCCCTCTTTACCTACCTCTACAAAAagag GCGACCATTGGACTATTACTCCATGGAGCTGAATGAACCTGAAGAGGGACCTTCAGAACTTTAA